The following proteins come from a genomic window of Nitrosopumilaceae archaeon AB1(1):
- a CDS encoding mRNA surveillance protein Pelota — MMMITKWIDKLSVGVSAEDPDDLIILRRIITKGDIITADTTRVLKRDKVNARPDKGERIRVRIVLQVEKLSLDAMLDRLRITGTIQETSNEDLAKSGHHSLSLKINQRVKITKQNWHPIEKKRLKSNQHTQKYILIAIDRRECGIAKLDGVHLDILPNVDSGASGKRYKSDFDVEKYLREIQGIIQEISKDRNRIVIFGPGETKKLLGKKLETQQIKIEIIDGIDSAGEDGIHIFVKSEVMSNIMSDTKLASVHKIIEQVIRLAGQKSKRFTMGIDDTKKANELGAVESIIFSDKIIQTHDEQQVINLLNDAENNGVITYGVDNTTDIGMRVSGLGGMISLLRYSIE, encoded by the coding sequence ATGATGATGATTACGAAATGGATAGATAAATTATCTGTTGGGGTATCTGCTGAAGATCCCGATGATTTAATAATTTTGCGCCGAATAATTACAAAGGGGGATATAATCACAGCGGATACAACACGGGTACTAAAACGTGATAAAGTAAATGCTAGACCAGACAAGGGAGAACGAATCAGGGTACGAATAGTTTTGCAGGTAGAAAAATTATCTCTAGATGCAATGTTGGATAGACTACGAATTACCGGAACAATACAGGAGACTAGTAATGAGGATTTGGCAAAGAGTGGGCATCATTCATTATCTCTAAAGATTAATCAGCGAGTAAAGATCACAAAGCAAAATTGGCACCCAATAGAAAAAAAGAGACTAAAATCAAATCAGCATACGCAAAAATATATTTTGATTGCAATAGATAGACGAGAATGCGGTATTGCTAAACTCGATGGTGTACATTTGGACATATTACCTAATGTAGATTCTGGGGCTAGTGGTAAACGCTACAAATCAGATTTTGATGTGGAAAAATATCTAAGAGAGATTCAAGGTATCATACAAGAAATTTCAAAGGATAGAAACAGAATAGTTATTTTTGGACCCGGTGAAACAAAAAAATTGTTGGGTAAAAAGTTGGAAACACAACAAATCAAAATTGAAATAATAGATGGGATAGATTCAGCAGGTGAGGATGGTATACACATATTTGTAAAATCAGAGGTAATGTCAAACATTATGTCCGATACAAAATTAGCAAGTGTTCATAAAATAATTGAACAGGTGATTCGACTAGCAGGTCAAAAGAGTAAAAGATTTACCATGGGGATTGATGATACAAAAAAAGCAAATGAATTAGGGGCAGTAGAATCTATTATTTTTTCAGATAAAATAATACAAACACATGATGAACAACAAGTGATTAATTTATTAAATGATGCAGAAAATAACGGTGTCATTACATATGGAGTGGATAATACAACAGATATCGGAATGCGTGTATCTGGACTCGGTGGTATGATATCTTTACTCAGATATTCTATAGAGTAG
- a CDS encoding site-2 protease family protein, with the protein MELDFITNNAIIYVLIVWVGIIVAAKALKLQNHGFEIKPYSLVYKNTQVYDILIRILGRTKRGIRVLADVSVVAGFLMMGFAFWFLINNITNFFLVPTEFSELTVLIPGVTLTSASAIAYFLLSLPIVLIVHEGAHGIVAALEKIKIKTGGFAVFIAVFAGFVEPDEEEFDKAKRISKLRVIGAGATANVIFALALGVILLTNPLFAIVLPEPILGTFYDVTNGVTVLSVIEGSGAESAGILTNDIIIGIDDYTIRTPIDMQKIDLIPGDTNTISVLRGEDTLQIPVEIISAPDDPDRGIVGIMRDGSLAFTPVFDYITWDNHHLSLFLLWLWMISFFIGIINMLPLPILDGGKFVYSIIEKKMSDGMLKGVMFGIYAFTFLIFGLNIALSYIKSGWFTI; encoded by the coding sequence TTGGAGTTAGACTTTATAACAAATAATGCGATCATCTATGTACTAATAGTATGGGTTGGAATCATCGTTGCCGCAAAAGCCCTCAAGTTACAAAACCACGGTTTTGAGATCAAACCATATAGTCTAGTTTATAAAAATACTCAAGTGTATGACATTTTAATTCGAATACTTGGTAGAACAAAGAGAGGAATTCGAGTACTTGCAGATGTTAGTGTTGTAGCAGGATTTTTAATGATGGGATTTGCTTTTTGGTTTTTAATAAATAATATAACAAATTTCTTCCTAGTACCAACAGAATTTTCAGAATTAACTGTATTGATACCCGGTGTTACATTAACATCAGCATCAGCAATCGCATACTTTCTTCTCTCACTTCCAATCGTACTGATTGTACACGAAGGAGCTCATGGAATAGTAGCGGCGTTGGAAAAAATTAAAATAAAAACTGGAGGATTTGCAGTATTCATTGCTGTATTTGCAGGATTTGTTGAACCAGATGAAGAGGAATTTGATAAAGCAAAAAGAATATCCAAACTTCGTGTTATAGGAGCAGGGGCTACTGCAAACGTAATATTTGCACTTGCGTTAGGAGTCATACTATTAACAAATCCATTATTTGCCATTGTTTTACCAGAACCCATTTTGGGCACATTTTATGATGTTACAAATGGCGTTACAGTATTATCAGTAATTGAAGGATCTGGCGCAGAAAGTGCAGGTATTCTAACAAATGATATCATTATAGGAATTGATGATTATACGATACGCACGCCCATAGATATGCAAAAAATAGATCTGATTCCTGGAGATACCAATACAATATCTGTTCTAAGGGGCGAGGACACACTACAAATTCCTGTGGAAATAATATCTGCACCAGATGATCCAGACAGAGGAATAGTAGGAATTATGAGAGATGGCTCACTAGCATTTACCCCTGTATTTGATTATATAACATGGGATAATCACCATCTGTCATTATTTCTTTTATGGTTATGGATGATTTCATTCTTTATAGGAATAATCAACATGTTACCTTTACCAATATTAGATGGTGGGAAATTCGTCTATAGTATAATAGAGAAAAAAATGTCAGATGGAATGCTCAAAGGTGTAATGTTTGGAATCTATGCTTTCACTTTTCTGATATTTGGACTAAATATAGCATTGTCATATATTAAATCCGGATGGTTTACGATTTGA
- the dnaJ gene encoding molecular chaperone DnaJ has protein sequence MSAKRDYYEVLGVNKSSSPADVKSQYRKLALKFHPDRNKSSDASIHFKEISEAYAVLSDSEKRKVYDQYGHDGMNNQFGGEDVFRGNANFGDIFGDIFKNFTGFGFTGGQRGADMLYEMSISLEDVLHGKNTSIDIDQNVSCPDCDATGCRPGTSKSKCSSCNGYGKVRQTRRMGPASFITESACGRCSGQGEKIDDPCRKCSGKGLVRGVKHVPISLPPGVTDGDYSVPGEGERVTSGQNGDLIVRVHVMPHKELKRDDADLHYNAEIDMIDAVLGTEIKIPTIEGTAKIRIESGSQPFQSITLNGKGLPGLRFGRRGNQYVHLKVNIPKKLSRKQKQLLEDFKKS, from the coding sequence ATGAGCGCAAAGCGTGATTACTATGAAGTACTAGGAGTTAACAAGTCTAGTTCGCCGGCAGATGTAAAATCTCAGTATAGAAAATTAGCATTAAAATTTCACCCAGATCGTAACAAGTCATCTGACGCATCTATACATTTTAAAGAAATTTCTGAAGCCTATGCTGTACTTTCAGATTCAGAAAAGCGCAAAGTGTATGATCAGTATGGTCATGATGGCATGAATAATCAATTCGGTGGTGAAGATGTATTCAGAGGCAATGCAAATTTTGGTGACATTTTTGGAGACATATTCAAGAATTTTACAGGTTTTGGATTTACTGGTGGTCAACGAGGTGCAGATATGTTGTATGAAATGTCTATATCGTTAGAGGATGTTCTACATGGAAAGAATACCAGTATAGACATAGATCAAAATGTGAGCTGCCCTGATTGTGATGCCACAGGATGTCGTCCAGGAACATCAAAGAGTAAGTGTTCTAGTTGTAATGGATATGGAAAAGTGAGACAGACACGTAGAATGGGTCCTGCATCTTTTATCACTGAATCTGCATGTGGGAGATGTAGTGGACAGGGTGAAAAGATTGATGATCCGTGTAGGAAATGTAGTGGTAAAGGGCTAGTTCGTGGAGTAAAACATGTGCCAATATCATTACCACCGGGAGTAACAGATGGAGATTATTCCGTCCCAGGGGAAGGGGAAAGAGTAACTAGTGGACAAAACGGTGATCTAATTGTACGTGTTCATGTAATGCCACATAAAGAATTGAAACGTGATGATGCGGATTTACATTATAATGCAGAGATTGATATGATTGATGCAGTACTAGGTACAGAAATTAAAATACCCACCATAGAGGGCACAGCGAAGATTAGGATAGAGTCAGGTAGTCAACCATTTCAATCCATTACTCTAAATGGAAAAGGTTTACCAGGTTTGAGATTTGGGAGGAGAGGAAATCAGTATGTACATCTCAAGGTAAATATACCAAAAAAACTCAGTAGAAAACAAAAACAATTGTTGGAAGATTTTAAAAAGTCATAA
- a CDS encoding metal-dependent transcriptional regulator: MEALNEEVLFVGTAEAEHIEMYLKAVWRLKEKNQDVKISSIAKMLNIRQPSVVQMLKKLRGKKLVNYTKAEVELTEEGRKIGSLMMRNSRLLEVLMRDALKVEIDEEMVCGIEHHMKNQFTNALCTMLNHPRKCPHDYDIPMGECCQMSNIDKE, translated from the coding sequence ATGGAAGCTTTGAATGAAGAAGTACTATTTGTAGGAACTGCTGAGGCAGAGCACATAGAGATGTATCTAAAAGCAGTATGGCGTCTCAAAGAAAAAAATCAAGATGTGAAGATTAGTAGTATTGCAAAGATGTTAAACATTAGACAGCCAAGTGTTGTACAAATGCTTAAAAAATTACGTGGGAAAAAATTAGTAAATTACACCAAGGCAGAAGTTGAACTTACTGAGGAGGGAAGGAAAATTGGATCATTAATGATGCGTAATAGTAGATTATTAGAGGTACTAATGAGAGATGCACTCAAAGTAGAAATTGATGAGGAGATGGTATGTGGTATAGAGCATCATATGAAGAATCAATTTACCAACGCATTATGTACCATGTTGAATCATCCACGAAAATGTCCACATGACTACGATATACCTATGGGTGAATGTTGTCAGATGAGTAATATAGATAAGGAGTAG
- a CDS encoding 50S ribosomal protein L2, which produces MGKRPLVRRRGRGGMQFRAANTGKLKPAVYPTFTLAEQHQGTVINLVHERGRDAPLAKIRFEDGFVSFVPAILGLGVGSVLNFGLKSTINEGNVISVQNIPDGTIVCNVERHFGDGGSLVKSAGGNAIVFSHGDDGVTLKLPSGKFIKLNPKNRAMIGTLAGGGASDRPFMSAGGKWRHFKSRGQKYPIVRGVAQAAYVHPHGGGRHQHVGQSSTVSRDAPPGAKVGSIAARKTGRARLKKR; this is translated from the coding sequence ATGGGAAAGAGACCACTAGTTAGAAGACGAGGTCGCGGAGGTATGCAGTTCCGTGCTGCCAACACTGGCAAACTCAAACCAGCTGTTTATCCTACTTTCACTCTTGCAGAACAACATCAAGGTACTGTTATTAATCTAGTGCATGAACGAGGTAGAGATGCACCACTTGCAAAGATTCGTTTCGAAGATGGCTTTGTATCTTTTGTACCTGCTATTCTTGGACTTGGTGTTGGCTCGGTATTGAACTTTGGATTAAAATCAACAATTAATGAAGGTAATGTAATAAGCGTACAAAATATTCCAGACGGGACAATTGTTTGTAATGTGGAGAGACATTTTGGTGATGGTGGATCACTTGTAAAATCTGCAGGCGGCAACGCAATTGTATTTTCACACGGTGATGATGGTGTCACCTTAAAACTCCCATCTGGTAAATTTATAAAATTAAATCCAAAAAACCGCGCAATGATTGGAACTCTAGCTGGCGGTGGTGCATCTGATAGACCGTTCATGTCCGCTGGTGGTAAATGGAGACATTTTAAATCTAGAGGCCAAAAATATCCAATTGTTCGTGGTGTAGCACAAGCAGCTTATGTACATCCACACGGTGGAGGTAGACATCAGCATGTGGGTCAAAGTTCTACAGTTTCTCGTGATGCGCCTCCTGGTGCAAAGGTTGGAAGTATAGCTGCTCGAAAGACTGGTAGAGCACGATTAAAAAAACGATAG
- a CDS encoding secondary thiamine-phosphate synthase enzyme YjbQ → MQTVKSLTEYLTFNTKTRYAFINITPKIEKLIKSSTVQEGLCLVNAMHITASVFINDDEHGLHKDYKKWLERLAPHDPISDYSHNDTGEDNADAHLKRQIMGREVVIAITKGKLDFGPWEQIFYGEFDGNRAKRVLVKIIGD, encoded by the coding sequence ATGCAAACTGTGAAATCACTTACCGAGTATCTTACATTTAATACTAAAACACGTTACGCATTCATCAATATTACTCCAAAGATAGAAAAATTGATCAAATCTAGTACTGTGCAAGAAGGTCTATGTCTTGTTAATGCTATGCATATAACGGCAAGTGTATTCATTAATGATGATGAACATGGATTACACAAAGATTATAAAAAATGGTTAGAGAGACTTGCCCCTCACGATCCCATATCTGATTATTCACATAATGATACAGGTGAGGATAATGCCGATGCTCATCTTAAACGCCAAATTATGGGAAGAGAAGTTGTCATTGCGATCACTAAAGGAAAATTAGATTTTGGTCCATGGGAACAAATCTTTTATGGTGAATTTGATGGTAATCGTGCAAAACGAGTATTGGTAAAAATTATCGGTGACTAA
- a CDS encoding helix-turn-helix domain-containing protein has product MAISNTTRNALEQIGMTSYEIKTFLTLLEMEKSTASDISKRSGVPYSKIYEILGMLEKKSWIESDDSRPTIYMINSPETGVNTIQQETEELFKKNKEMILKELMPIYKKKGISERPNILVISGGINILVKMSEIVESCNKEILIALPSMVDSELIKQALPKLRLLSDKGIEITTLITNDYDKDLLKAVSRLSNLKIKKDLFAGGIISDQRYVMILLGSHSKNIEESVAIWAEHPGLANFAREYFEYLLNDSKKV; this is encoded by the coding sequence ATGGCCATATCGAATACAACTAGAAACGCATTAGAACAGATTGGAATGACAAGCTATGAAATTAAAACATTCTTGACATTACTAGAAATGGAAAAAAGTACTGCGTCAGATATTAGTAAACGATCAGGTGTGCCATATTCAAAGATTTACGAGATACTTGGAATGCTAGAGAAGAAGAGTTGGATAGAATCTGATGATTCTAGACCTACAATTTACATGATAAATTCACCAGAGACAGGGGTGAACACCATACAACAAGAGACGGAGGAATTATTTAAAAAAAATAAAGAAATGATACTCAAAGAATTGATGCCAATATACAAAAAGAAAGGAATTAGTGAGCGACCAAATATTCTAGTAATTTCAGGAGGAATTAACATTTTAGTAAAAATGTCAGAAATAGTTGAATCTTGTAATAAAGAGATCTTAATTGCACTGCCAAGTATGGTGGATAGTGAACTGATAAAACAGGCATTACCAAAACTCAGATTACTATCTGATAAAGGAATAGAGATTACTACATTGATAACAAATGATTATGATAAAGATCTTTTAAAAGCAGTATCTAGACTGTCAAATTTAAAAATTAAAAAAGATTTGTTTGCTGGAGGAATTATTTCAGATCAGAGATATGTCATGATACTCTTAGGTTCACACTCTAAAAATATAGAAGAGTCTGTCGCAATATGGGCAGAACACCCAGGGTTGGCAAACTTTGCTAGAGAATACTTTGAATACTTATTAAATGATTCAAAGAAAGTATAG
- a CDS encoding TIGR00269 family protein, whose amino-acid sequence MINEKCQKCDNNSAYVRRYSGERLCSECFSHSILRKTAKTISKYKMIKHDDSVAVAVSGGKDSLSLLHILEKMSRAHNFRIEAFTIDEGIPIYRQEALKIVDNFCRSINVKHSTYSYKDMFDLTLDEALEKREEKISSCSICGVLRRRVMDQAAAEINADVIATGHNLDDSLQTFLINMLAGDTGRIGFTNSTRKPIKIKPFCEIYESEIVFYAFTNNIPFQTESCPHMNEGIRTEIREMLNKLEENHFGIKNNLYRSIGKLSSPITKKSVRCSICNAECTGQVCSVCKTLRNLRS is encoded by the coding sequence TTGATAAATGAGAAATGTCAAAAATGTGATAATAATTCAGCGTACGTAAGAAGATATTCAGGGGAGAGGTTATGTTCAGAGTGTTTTTCACATTCAATACTTCGTAAAACTGCAAAAACAATTTCAAAATATAAAATGATTAAACACGATGATTCTGTTGCCGTTGCAGTGTCTGGTGGAAAAGATTCTCTATCGTTACTGCACATTCTTGAAAAAATGTCCAGAGCACATAACTTTAGAATAGAGGCATTTACAATAGATGAAGGAATTCCCATATATCGACAAGAAGCATTGAAGATAGTAGATAATTTTTGTAGATCAATAAACGTGAAGCACAGTACATATTCATACAAGGACATGTTTGATTTAACACTAGACGAGGCGCTAGAAAAAAGAGAAGAAAAAATATCATCGTGTTCTATTTGCGGTGTTTTACGACGAAGAGTTATGGATCAAGCAGCTGCGGAAATAAATGCAGATGTAATTGCAACAGGACATAATTTAGATGATTCATTACAAACATTTCTAATCAACATGTTAGCAGGGGATACAGGTAGGATTGGTTTTACAAATAGTACAAGAAAACCCATAAAGATCAAACCATTTTGTGAGATTTATGAATCAGAGATTGTATTTTATGCATTTACAAATAATATTCCATTTCAAACAGAATCTTGTCCTCATATGAATGAGGGAATACGCACGGAGATCAGAGAGATGCTAAATAAACTTGAGGAGAACCACTTTGGGATTAAGAATAATCTATATCGATCTATTGGCAAATTATCGAGTCCTATAACAAAAAAAAGTGTCAGATGTAGCATTTGTAATGCAGAATGTACCGGTCAGGTATGTTCTGTATGTAAGACACTAAGAAATTTGAGATCATAG
- the cutA gene encoding divalent-cation tolerance protein CutA produces MEKPSMIISTYPTKVTADRAISHLVGERLAACANIIQISSTYWWGGKMEQAGEYLVIYKTTQKNKKILQEQIAKHHPYDTPEIAEIDVTSINDSYMQWLVDSTTL; encoded by the coding sequence ATGGAAAAACCATCTATGATCATATCCACATATCCGACCAAAGTGACTGCGGACAGGGCCATCTCACATCTAGTTGGTGAACGCCTAGCTGCATGTGCCAATATTATTCAAATTTCTTCGACATATTGGTGGGGCGGAAAGATGGAGCAAGCAGGTGAATATCTAGTAATTTACAAAACTACTCAAAAAAACAAGAAAATATTACAAGAACAGATTGCCAAACATCATCCATATGATACACCAGAAATTGCAGAGATTGATGTTACATCAATAAATGATTCTTACATGCAATGGCTTGTAGATTCAACTACTCTATAG
- a CDS encoding nucleotide exchange factor GrpE: protein MEKMEQKDNLEVSEEFVDEQDVTKVDTQEESNVDVKIDGENDINKQIDNLQEQLDAEKIKSCEYQDKFKLALADFQNLEKKTHTMISDNVNNIVSKILLDFLVIYDDMLRAKDTYEKMNVNIDGLSSMLKNMNKFLENNSLTPIETQGKMFDPNFHEAIASVNDSSLEENTIVEEMRKGYTYKNTILRTSLVKIAKKDDKIE, encoded by the coding sequence ATGGAAAAGATGGAACAGAAAGACAATTTAGAGGTATCAGAGGAATTTGTGGATGAACAAGATGTAACAAAAGTAGATACACAAGAAGAATCTAATGTGGATGTAAAAATTGATGGAGAAAATGACATAAATAAACAAATTGATAATTTGCAAGAGCAACTAGATGCTGAAAAAATCAAATCATGTGAGTATCAAGATAAATTCAAACTTGCATTGGCAGATTTTCAAAATCTTGAAAAAAAAACACATACTATGATTTCAGACAATGTAAATAATATTGTATCAAAAATTTTGTTAGATTTTTTAGTAATATATGATGATATGCTACGTGCAAAAGATACATATGAAAAAATGAATGTCAATATTGATGGATTATCATCTATGTTAAAAAATATGAATAAATTTTTAGAAAATAATTCTCTAACTCCTATTGAAACACAAGGGAAGATGTTTGATCCTAATTTTCACGAAGCAATAGCATCCGTTAATGATTCATCTTTAGAGGAAAACACGATTGTTGAGGAGATGCGTAAAGGTTACACTTATAAAAATACAATATTAAGGACATCTCTAGTAAAAATAGCAAAAAAGGATGATAAAATTGAGTAA
- the dnaK gene encoding molecular chaperone DnaK, translating into MSKIIGIDLGTSNSAAAVMMGGKPTIIPAAEGVTVGGKAFPSIVAFTKDGSRLVGEPARRQAVTNPDNTIMAAKRMMGTDHTFKVNNTEYKPQQISSFILQKIKKDAEAFLGDTIEKAVITVPAYFDDNQRQATKDAGTIAGLDVVRIINEPTAASLAFGLDKSKEDMRILVFDPGGGTLDVTIMEMGGGVFEVVSTSGNTKLGGTDMDKVLIEYIVDEFKKKEGISLLEDSTAMTRIKEASEKAKIELSNVMETDINLPFIAQDSSTGAKNLELRLTRAKLEELINPIVEGCKESIVGAIEDAKIKNADINKIVLVGGPTRIPLVKQFVSKIIGKEAERGVDPMEAVAIGAAIQAGIISGDVTKDIVLLDVTPLTLGIETLGGVREPLIERNTTIPTSKSKTFTTAADNQTAVTIHIVQGERPMAADNVSLGSFNLTDLPAAPKGVPQIEVKFDIDANGIIKVTAKNLGTQKEAKITIESNKKMSDDEIEKLKKDAEEFAEEDKKKKDSVDIKNEAEGFIYSSEKMISDTFKDKITQEQGIKITDAIRELKEVLNKDVDTIKSKLEELQKIVNEITTEIYKNITPPPGAEGTTGAKDSQGTPGAEGTTGAKDSQGTPGAEGTTGAKDSQGTPGEEKTDDTQNTTDSQGSSEDDKTDNMQDDDSTKK; encoded by the coding sequence TTGAGTAAAATAATTGGTATAGATTTAGGAACAAGTAATTCAGCTGCTGCTGTTATGATGGGCGGAAAACCCACCATTATCCCAGCGGCAGAAGGGGTTACTGTAGGTGGCAAAGCATTTCCATCTATTGTGGCATTCACAAAAGACGGTTCACGTTTAGTTGGAGAACCGGCAAGAAGACAGGCAGTAACAAATCCAGATAATACAATTATGGCTGCAAAGAGAATGATGGGAACAGATCATACATTCAAGGTTAACAATACAGAGTACAAACCACAACAAATATCGTCATTCATTTTACAAAAGATTAAAAAAGATGCTGAAGCATTTTTGGGGGATACAATAGAGAAAGCAGTGATTACTGTTCCAGCATATTTTGATGATAATCAACGTCAAGCAACAAAAGATGCAGGAACCATAGCAGGATTAGATGTTGTTCGAATAATTAATGAGCCTACCGCCGCATCATTGGCATTTGGTCTAGATAAATCTAAGGAAGATATGAGAATTTTAGTATTTGATCCTGGTGGAGGAACTCTTGATGTTACAATAATGGAAATGGGAGGTGGTGTATTTGAGGTAGTTAGTACTTCTGGCAATACAAAATTGGGTGGTACTGATATGGATAAAGTGTTGATAGAGTACATTGTAGATGAATTTAAGAAGAAAGAAGGTATATCACTTTTAGAAGATTCAACAGCCATGACGCGTATTAAAGAGGCTTCCGAAAAAGCAAAGATAGAGTTGTCTAATGTTATGGAGACAGATATCAATCTGCCATTCATTGCTCAGGATTCATCAACGGGGGCAAAGAATTTAGAATTGAGATTGACTAGAGCAAAACTTGAAGAGTTGATCAATCCCATTGTGGAGGGATGTAAAGAATCCATAGTAGGGGCAATAGAAGATGCAAAGATCAAAAATGCAGATATAAATAAAATTGTACTTGTTGGAGGTCCCACAAGAATACCTCTAGTGAAACAATTTGTCAGTAAAATAATAGGCAAAGAAGCAGAGAGAGGAGTAGATCCAATGGAAGCAGTTGCTATAGGTGCAGCAATTCAAGCAGGAATCATTTCGGGTGATGTAACAAAAGATATCGTATTGTTGGATGTCACTCCATTAACATTAGGCATTGAAACACTAGGTGGTGTTCGTGAACCATTGATTGAGCGTAATACTACAATACCCACATCAAAATCCAAGACATTTACAACAGCTGCAGATAACCAAACAGCAGTTACAATACACATAGTTCAAGGCGAAAGACCCATGGCTGCAGATAATGTATCTTTGGGTAGTTTTAATCTCACCGACTTGCCTGCAGCTCCAAAAGGTGTTCCACAAATTGAAGTTAAATTTGATATTGATGCAAACGGTATAATCAAAGTAACAGCAAAAAATCTAGGAACACAAAAAGAGGCAAAAATAACAATTGAATCTAATAAAAAAATGTCAGATGACGAAATTGAAAAATTAAAGAAAGATGCTGAAGAGTTTGCAGAAGAAGATAAGAAAAAGAAAGACAGTGTTGACATTAAAAATGAGGCAGAGGGATTTATTTATAGTTCAGAGAAGATGATTAGTGATACATTCAAGGATAAGATAACACAAGAGCAAGGTATCAAAATAACAGACGCTATAAGAGAACTTAAAGAAGTATTAAACAAAGATGTAGACACGATAAAGTCAAAATTAGAGGAGTTACAAAAAATAGTAAATGAAATTACAACAGAAATATACAAAAATATAACACCACCGCCTGGTGCTGAAGGTACAACTGGTGCCAAGGACTCACAAGGAACACCTGGTGCTGAAGGTACGACTGGTGCCAAGGACTCACAAGGAACACCTGGTGCTGAAGGTACAACTGGTGCCAAGGACTCACAAGGAACACCTGGTGAAGAGAAGACAGACGATACACAAAATACAACAGATTCTCAAGGGTCTAGTGAAGATGACAAGACAGACAATATGCAAGATGATGATTCCACAAAGAAATAA
- a CDS encoding acylphosphatase → MTIRIHILINGKVQQVFFRQSLKATCIKNNVTGWVKNLQDGRVESTLEGSDLDVMRVVDWCSVGPTNSRVEYVDVRHEHFTGEFNTFEVLY, encoded by the coding sequence ATGACGATTCGTATTCATATTTTGATAAATGGTAAAGTTCAACAAGTCTTTTTTAGACAATCCCTCAAGGCTACTTGTATCAAAAATAATGTAACTGGATGGGTTAAAAATTTGCAAGATGGCAGAGTTGAATCTACACTGGAAGGTAGTGATCTCGATGTCATGCGTGTTGTAGATTGGTGCAGTGTTGGTCCTACAAATTCCAGAGTAGAGTATGTAGATGTGAGACATGAACATTTTACTGGCGAATTTAATACCTTTGAGGTATTATACTAA